The Candidatus Methylacidiphilales bacterium region CTGCTTCCAACATGTCGGAAGTGGAAAGGCCGAATTTCGCCCCTTCCCCGCCGGAGAGGGCCCACTTGCCGGCCCCTTTGGTCTGGAGGCGGACGCGGATGCCGATGAGCGGTTTGACGTTGAGGCGTTCGGCTTGTTCGATGATGCGTTGGAGTTCCTCGATCTTCTCGACCACCATGATGACTTTCTTGTTCAACTTGCGGCCGAGGAGGGCCATCTGGATGAATTCGGGATCCTTGTAGCCGTTGCAAATGAGGAGGCTTTCCGGGTCCTCGTGGATGGCCAACCCGGCCATGAGCTCGGGCTTGCTTCCGACTTCGAGCCCGAAGTGGTAGGGCTTGCCGGCATCGGCGATCTCCTCCACCACTTCGCGGAGCTGGTTGACCTTGATCGGGAAAACCCCGCGGTACTGGCCGCCGTAGTTCATTTCCTCGATGGCCTTGGCGAAGGCCTCGTTGATGGTGCGAACGCGGTGGCGGAGCAGGTCGTGGAAACGGACGAGGATGGGGAGGTGGATGGCGCGCTGGCGGGCCTCGCGGACGACGCGGTGGATGCTGAGGCCGGGGCCCTCGGTTTGGAGCGGGTGGACGCAGATCTCGCCCTCGCCGTTGACACTGAAATAGTCCGCTCCCCAGCGGTCGATGTTGTAGGCCTGGGTGGCCTGCTCGATGGTCCAGGCCGATTCGCGCTTCTGCATGGTGCCGTTATAACCCCCGAAGTGCGCTTGGCAACGGGGGCGATGAAATATTTTCGCTGCGATCCTGGCCGGGAGGGTGGCTTGTCTTTTCGGTCCGCGCTCCTAGGGTGGGGGGATGGAAGGAACGCACGAGGTCAGGATCGTCGGCTTGGTGCCCTCGCAGAACGGGATCACGGTGTTCCTGGGCAACGAGGAGAAGACCTTCAGCATCCACGTCGACCACGGGGTGGGGACCAATATCGCCATTCTTTTGAAAGGAGAAAAACGGGAGCGTCCCCTGACCCACGACCTGATCGGCCTGATTTTCTCCTCCTTCGGCATCACGGTGGAGCGCATTGTCATCAACGACCTGCGCAACGACACCTACTTCGCCCGCATCACCCTCAAGGCCCGCAACGAAGTGCACAACAAGATCACCGAGATCGATGCCCGTCCGAGCGACTGTCTGGCCATCGCGCTGCAGGCGGGCAAGCCGGTTTACGTGGCCGACCGGGTTTGGAACCAAGTGAGTGACATCAGCTCGATGCTGGAGCGGATCAAGGAGAAGATGGAGGAAGAGGGGAAAGATCCGGATGGCGATGCCGAGGCCGATGCGGGTGAGGAAGAGACTTAGAGCCTTTTCCATTCAATTCGCGACAGTTCCCACTCGTTTTTCTTACTCGATCTCGTGCTCACTCTCTCCATCCCCGGGAGAACGAGAATGAGAAAGAGTACGAGAACGATCAGGGGATGAATCGCAAAACTTGCAAAACATTCTAGCCGGGAAGATCGTTACTTGTCGCCCTTGAAGTCGCGGTAGTTGCCGCCGAAGCGCTTGGTGATTTCGCGCAGATAATCACGGTCTTTATCCGAGACCGAATAGCCGACGACGTGGATGGTGGGCTTCTCCTGGCCCCGGGATTTGTAGAGCTCGTTGTAAAGATTGGACAGATAATCCAGGAGTTCCTCCCGGGTAAAGGTGTTCGCACCACGATAGGCCCCAGGGGGGGGATTGTCGTATTCTGGTCTCGTCGGCAGGCCCTTGTAGCCTTCGATCCACCACACCCATTCCTTTTCCCTTCCCTCAACGGCGGCATTCATCCTGGCCATTTCCTGCCGCATTTCTGCGATGATGGCCTTGTTCTTCTCGTAGTAATCGCGGCGCATGATTTCCCAAGCGGCGATTTCCTTGGCGTTCTTCTCCCGCAACTTGGCCCACTCGGCGTTTTCCTTCTCAGTGAACGGACGTTGCACGTTGGGGGTTCCGTCGGTGAGGATGAAGATGGTGTCGCAGCCGGATTCGAAAGCACCGGTCAGGGCCAGGTCCATGCGGGTTTGTCCAGAGAAGCCGGCCATGCGCTGGCTGCGGTAGTTCAGGAGGATGTTGCCGAATTTGTTCGTCATGTAGGGAGCGATCCAGGTGGCGAATTCTGCTTTGTAGCGGT contains the following coding sequences:
- a CDS encoding bifunctional nuclease family protein, whose protein sequence is MEGTHEVRIVGLVPSQNGITVFLGNEEKTFSIHVDHGVGTNIAILLKGEKRERPLTHDLIGLIFSSFGITVERIVINDLRNDTYFARITLKARNEVHNKITEIDARPSDCLAIALQAGKPVYVADRVWNQVSDISSMLERIKEKMEEEGKDPDGDAEADAGEEET